A stretch of the Panicum virgatum strain AP13 chromosome 9N, P.virgatum_v5, whole genome shotgun sequence genome encodes the following:
- the LOC120687922 gene encoding glucose-1-phosphate adenylyltransferase large subunit 1, chloroplastic/amyloplastic, which produces MMNLRVATAAPAAPGVRVLGGGVARVPPRPWALRGSRRLSVRMSVATTEAATAVGASEDEALEARNSKTVVAVILGGGAGTRLFPLTKRRAKPAVPIGGAYRLIDVPMSNCINSGINKVYILTQFNSASLNRHLSRAYDFSNGVAFGDGFVEVLAATQRPGTEGKRWFQGTADAVRQFDWLFDDARAKDIEDVLILSGDHLYRMDYMDFLQSHRQRGAGISICCLPIDGSRASDFGLMKIDDTGRIISFSEKPKGDDLKAMQVDTTVLGLSKEEAEQKPYIASMGVYIFKKDILLNLLRWRFPTANDFGSEIIPASAKEINVKAYLFNDYWEDIGTIKSFFEANLALAEQPPRFSFYDANKPMYTSRRNLPPSMVNNSKITDSIISHGCFLDNCRIEHSVVGVRSRIGSNVYLKDTVMLGADYYETDPEREELLAEGKVPIGIGENTTIQKCIIDKNARIGKNVTITNAEGVEEADRTSEGFCIRSGITIVLKNSIIADGLVI; this is translated from the exons ATGATGAACCTGCGCGTCGCCACCGCGGCGCCCGCTGCGCCCGGCGTGCGCGTGCTCGGCGGGGGCGTTGCGCgcgtgccgccgcggccgtgggCGCTCCGCGGCAGCAGACGCCTCTCCGTGCGGATGTCCGTCGCGACCAccgaggccgccaccgccgtgggcGCC TCCGAGGACGAGGCGCTGGAGGCCAGGAACTCCAAGACGGTGGTGGCGGtcatcctcggcggcggcgccgggaccAGGCTCTTCCCGCTCACCAAGCGCAGGGCCAAGCCCGCG GTGCCGATTGGCGGCGCGTACCGGCTGATCGACGTGCCGATGAGCAACTGCATAAACAGCGGGATCAACAAGGTGTACATCCTCACCCAGTTCAACTCGGCGTCCCTCAACCGCCACCTCTCCAGGGCCTACGATTTCAGCAATGGCGTGGCGTTTGGAGACGGATTCGTCGAG GTTCTAGCAGCAACACAGAGGCCTGGAACGGAGGGAAAGAGGTGGTTTCAGGGTACAGCCGATGCAGTTCGGCAGTTCGACTGGCTTTTTGAT GATGCCAGAGCCAAAGACATTGAAGATGTGCTGATTCTTTCTGGTGATCACCTCTACCGTATGGATTACATGGACTTTCTTCAG AGTCATCGGCAAAGAGGTGCAGGCATCAGCATCTGTTGTTTGCCAATTGATGGCAG CCGGGCATCTGATTTTGGTCTAATGAAGATAGATGACACCGGAAGAATAATTTCATTCAGCGAGAAGCCAAAAGGAGATGATTTAAAGGCAATG caagTTGACACCACGGTGCTTGGCTTATCAAAGGAGGAAGCAGAGCAGAAACCCTACATAGCGTCAATGGGGGTTTATATTTTTAAGAAAGACATACTCCTAAACCTTTTAAG ATGGCGTTTTCCCACTGCGAATGATTTTGGTTCTGAAATAATTCCTGCttcagcaaaggaaatcaatgtAAAG GCATATCTTTTCAATGATTACTGGGAAGATATTGGAACTATTAAGTCCTTCTTTGAAGCAAACCTTGCCCTTGCTGAGCAG CCTCCAAGGTTCAGCTTCTATGATGCTAACAAACCAATGTACACATCACGGAGAAACCTACCGCCATCTATGGTCAACAATAGTAAG ATCACTGATTCAATCATTTCGCACGGATGTTTCTTGGATAACTGCAGGATAGAACACAGTGTGGTTGGAGTCCGTTCTCGGATAGGCTCCAATGTGTACCTCAAG GATACAGTAATGCTCGGTGCTGATTACTACGAAACTGATCCGGAAAGAGAAGAACTGCTTGCTGAAGGAAAAGTTCCCATTGGGATTGGGGAGAATACGACGATTCA AAAGTGTATCATAGACAAGAACGCGAGGATAGGGAAGAACGTGACGATCACCAACGCTGAG GGCGTAGAGGAAGCTGATAGAACATCCGAAGGCTTTTGTATCCGATCCGGCATCACTATCGTACTGAAGAACTCAATAATCGCCGACGGATTGGTCATATGA